One genomic segment of Mytilus trossulus isolate FHL-02 chromosome 4, PNRI_Mtr1.1.1.hap1, whole genome shotgun sequence includes these proteins:
- the LOC134715637 gene encoding uncharacterized protein LOC134715637 isoform X1 — MRTIFRQIMRWSISYQPSFQSRRFLMDNQLLNMNKYFMRCEEYKKKYDADSKKTFVLKMSNKMKSGERISHDDLQTMIHLVRSPREFDLCVDMARSYQTAKVYASENSKVCSPVNHQLATVQSPVNIQIPVEYQPTMFLSPKIHQTSKVHAPVNHHQTSKVYTHVKHHTANGHVLAHHQNNKVHSPGHLNHDCKVSAFSNHQTVKDNTSINDEAENVPTNPTKYQNSKMDIGSQFMRMLHHFKKAYIAIMFMEDRSTMRNFCITICD, encoded by the exons atGCGGACGATTTTCCGTCAAATAATGAGATGGTCAATCAGTTACCAGCCGTCATTCCAAA GCAGACGATTTTTAATGGATAACCAGTTACTgaacatgaataaatattttatgagatgtgaggaatataaaaaaaaatatgatgcagATTCAAAAA AGACTTTTGTGTTGAAGAtgtcaaataaaatgaaaagtgGAGAAAGAATAAGTCATGATGATCTACAGACAATGATCCATCTAGTTCGGTCACCCAGGGAATTTGATCTTTGTGTTGATATGGCTAGAAG tTATCAAACAGCAAAGGTTTATGCATCTGAAAACAGCAAAGTTTGTTCACCTGTGAATCACCAACTAGCAACAGTTCAGTCAcctgtaaatattcaaataccAGTAGAATACCAGCCAACCATGTTTCTGTCACCTAAAATTCACCAAACTTCAAAAGTTCATGCTCCTGTAAATCATCACCAAACATCCAAGGTTTATACACATGTAAAACACCATACAGCAAATGGTCATGTTCTTGCACACCACCAAAACAACAAAGTTCATTCTCCGGGTCACTTGAACCATGATTGCAAGGTTTCTGCATTTTCAAATCACCAAACTGTCAAAGATAACACCTCCATAAATGATGAAGCTGAGAATGTTCCTACAAATCCCACAAAGTACCAGAATAGCAAGATGGACATTGGGTCACAGTTCATGAGGATGTTGCATCATTTTAAGAAAGCATATATAGCTATCATGTTTATGGAAGATAGG TCCACCATGAGGAATTTCTGTATAACAATCTGTGATTGA
- the LOC134715637 gene encoding uncharacterized protein LOC134715637 isoform X3 → MRTIFRQIMRWSISYQPSFQKTFVLKMSNKMKSGERISHDDLQTMIHLVRSPREFDLCVDMARSYQTAKVYASENSKVCSPVNHQLATVQSPVNIQIPVEYQPTMFLSPKIHQTSKVHAPVNHHQTSKVYTHVKHHTANGHVLAHHQNNKVHSPGHLNHDCKVSAFSNHQTVKDNTSINDEAENVPTNPTKYQNSKMDIGSQFMRMLHHFKKAYIAIMFMEDRSTMRNFCITICD, encoded by the exons atGCGGACGATTTTCCGTCAAATAATGAGATGGTCAATCAGTTACCAGCCGTCATTCCAAA AGACTTTTGTGTTGAAGAtgtcaaataaaatgaaaagtgGAGAAAGAATAAGTCATGATGATCTACAGACAATGATCCATCTAGTTCGGTCACCCAGGGAATTTGATCTTTGTGTTGATATGGCTAGAAG tTATCAAACAGCAAAGGTTTATGCATCTGAAAACAGCAAAGTTTGTTCACCTGTGAATCACCAACTAGCAACAGTTCAGTCAcctgtaaatattcaaataccAGTAGAATACCAGCCAACCATGTTTCTGTCACCTAAAATTCACCAAACTTCAAAAGTTCATGCTCCTGTAAATCATCACCAAACATCCAAGGTTTATACACATGTAAAACACCATACAGCAAATGGTCATGTTCTTGCACACCACCAAAACAACAAAGTTCATTCTCCGGGTCACTTGAACCATGATTGCAAGGTTTCTGCATTTTCAAATCACCAAACTGTCAAAGATAACACCTCCATAAATGATGAAGCTGAGAATGTTCCTACAAATCCCACAAAGTACCAGAATAGCAAGATGGACATTGGGTCACAGTTCATGAGGATGTTGCATCATTTTAAGAAAGCATATATAGCTATCATGTTTATGGAAGATAGG TCCACCATGAGGAATTTCTGTATAACAATCTGTGATTGA
- the LOC134715637 gene encoding uncharacterized protein LOC134715637 isoform X2: MDNQLLNMNKYFMRCEEYKKKYDADSKKTFVLKMSNKMKSGERISHDDLQTMIHLVRSPREFDLCVDMARSYQTAKVYASENSKVCSPVNHQLATVQSPVNIQIPVEYQPTMFLSPKIHQTSKVHAPVNHHQTSKVYTHVKHHTANGHVLAHHQNNKVHSPGHLNHDCKVSAFSNHQTVKDNTSINDEAENVPTNPTKYQNSKMDIGSQFMRMLHHFKKAYIAIMFMEDRSTMRNFCITICD, encoded by the exons ATGGATAACCAGTTACTgaacatgaataaatattttatgagatgtgaggaatataaaaaaaaatatgatgcagATTCAAAAA AGACTTTTGTGTTGAAGAtgtcaaataaaatgaaaagtgGAGAAAGAATAAGTCATGATGATCTACAGACAATGATCCATCTAGTTCGGTCACCCAGGGAATTTGATCTTTGTGTTGATATGGCTAGAAG tTATCAAACAGCAAAGGTTTATGCATCTGAAAACAGCAAAGTTTGTTCACCTGTGAATCACCAACTAGCAACAGTTCAGTCAcctgtaaatattcaaataccAGTAGAATACCAGCCAACCATGTTTCTGTCACCTAAAATTCACCAAACTTCAAAAGTTCATGCTCCTGTAAATCATCACCAAACATCCAAGGTTTATACACATGTAAAACACCATACAGCAAATGGTCATGTTCTTGCACACCACCAAAACAACAAAGTTCATTCTCCGGGTCACTTGAACCATGATTGCAAGGTTTCTGCATTTTCAAATCACCAAACTGTCAAAGATAACACCTCCATAAATGATGAAGCTGAGAATGTTCCTACAAATCCCACAAAGTACCAGAATAGCAAGATGGACATTGGGTCACAGTTCATGAGGATGTTGCATCATTTTAAGAAAGCATATATAGCTATCATGTTTATGGAAGATAGG TCCACCATGAGGAATTTCTGTATAACAATCTGTGATTGA
- the LOC134715637 gene encoding uncharacterized protein LOC134715637 isoform X4, whose translation MDLLFKTGEYGKVVRTYEEIDYFNEQKLTNHMTLVMAALYNLNTQEALEKAVEIIRDKYLQDITVTPPKALAFAAALALRQDDPNLALNIVQLGSESHSINNINSAIRVMALAKLDKIHEAFQMLDSFHNQKDMIDRTFKKPIRIYPECLNALNDMVKRNSDPEILEKFTEMKHNLREAGLMNCVTLFQKLSHTLYSNPPNICKCVLNEYFTSDRCIPKHKIKVL comes from the exons ATGGATTTACTATTCAAGACAGGAGAATATGGGAAAGTTGTGAGAACTTATGAAGAAATAGattattttaatgaacaaaaactTACAAATCATATGACACTGGTCATGGCAGctttatataattta aatacaCAGGAAGCTTTGGAGAAAGCTGTTGAAATCATTCGTGACAAATATTTACAAGATATAACTGTGACACCACCAAAGGCACTAGCATTTGCTGCAGCTTTAGCTCTAAGACAG GATGATCCTAATCTGGCATTGAATATTGTACAACTTGGTTCTGAAAGTCATTCCATAAATAATATAAACTCAGCAATAAGa GTCATGGCACTGGCAAAATTAGACAAAATTCATGAAGCATTTCAAATGTTAGATTCATTCCATAATCAAAAAGACATGATAGATAGAACCTTTAAAAAGCCAATTAGAATTTACCCAGAATGT ctgAATGCATTGAATGATATGGTGAAAAGAAATAGTGATCCAGAAATTCTAGAGAAATTTACAGAGATGAAACATAATTTACGAGAAGCTGGACTAATGAATTGTGTGacattatttcaaaaactttcaCATACTTTATATAGTAATCCTCCTAATATATGCAAATGTgtattaaatgaatattttacatcTGATAGATGTATCCCGAAgcataaaataaaagtgttataa